Below is a genomic region from Trichomycterus rosablanca isolate fTriRos1 chromosome 15, fTriRos1.hap1, whole genome shotgun sequence.
ccccgcccctccccCCCTCTCTTCTCCTCCGTTCTCCCGCCCGTGTAATGTATGATACAGAAAAGATTCTCTTAAGCatcaattacattatattatgtcacaataacatttacactaacaatTACACTATGTAAGGTGCTCATATACGTAAattcacatacatatacacatttatacggaCAGTTTTATGAGTATGTGTGACAAAATcattaatacacataaaacaaGACCAGTTATACTTAGTGTTTTTAACTCCTTGCTTATCACTCTCCACAAAATATGTTTGTATGAATAGTTGTATGTTTGCATGAatgcttatatgtatgtatgagttTAGGAAACGCGACTCTTTATGGGAGGACataggtggctcttaaaagagccgttttaataaaacaaaagtaataaaTCAGGAACAAGTTTACTTCTTCTTGGGTGCAGTTTTTTTGGCCTTGGCCGCTTTGGGTTTGGCTGCCTTGGCTTTTTTAGGACTCTTGGCTGCCTTCTTGGGGGTCGCCGGCTTCTTAGCCTTCTTGGGGCTCTTGGTGGCTTTCTTAGCGGCAGCAGCGGGTTTCTTGACCTTCTTGGGGGACTTCTTAGCGGCGGGTTTCTTGGCTGTTACCTTCTTGGGCTTCTTTGCAGCGGCGGGTTTCTTTGCGGcctttttcactttaggagcggcggcttttttggccgcgggcttcttcgcctcggtctgcttcttgttgagcttgaaagagcctgaggcgccggtgcccttggtctgcaccagggtgcccttggtca
It encodes:
- the LOC134328880 gene encoding histone H1-like, producing MVEEAPAPASSAPAKAPKKKTAAKPKKAGPSVGELIVKAVSASKERSGVSLAALKKALSAGGYDVEKNNSRVKLTVKSLVTKGTLVQTKGTGASGSFKLNKKQTEAKKPAAKKAAAPKVKKAAKKPAAAKKPKKVTAKKPAAKKSPKKVKKPAAAAKKATKSPKKAKKPATPKKAAKSPKKAKAAKPKAAKAKKTAPKKK